The Candidatus Aminicenantes bacterium DNA segment GGCGGTCGAGCACGGCCATGACCACCTCGACCTTGCCGCCCTGGGCTTCGACCTGCCCGGCCCCCTTGATGATCGAGCCGCCCGAGGTGATGACGTCGTCGAACAGGGCCACGCGGTCGCCGGCACGGAAGTTGCCCTCGATCGTCTTGCGCGTGCCGTGGGTTTTCTCCTCCTTGCGGATGATGAAAGCGGGCAGGGGGCGTTTTTCTAGGTAGCTGATAACGGCGATGGCGGTGACGATGGGGTCGGCGCCGATCGAGTAGCCGCCGACGGCATCGACGTGGAACCCCTCCAGCATCTGCAGGAAGATCCTGCCGCACAGGGCCGCGCCCTCGGAATCGAGCGTGGTGATGCGGGCGTCGACGTAAAAATTGCTGGTCTTGCCCGAGGCCAGGGTAAACTCACGGCCGACCACCACCGATTTTTCCAGCAATATTTCCCGCAGCCGGTTTTTCAAACGAGTTTTCCCCTGAAATCACCGGGGAGAACTTTCAAGAAATAAGGGGCGAACTCACAAATGGAGCTTTCAAGGAACTCGAGGTTTTCCGGGCTGAAATCCTCGCCCGACTCATGCAGGGAAGCCCCCTTGCGCGAGAGTTCGATGATGCCGAACTTGACGTCGCCGCTGCGCAGGATGGTGCTCATCATTTTCCAGATCTTCCTGACCTTTTCGCCAGGGCCCTTGATGTATTCAAAAAGATGCAAGTGCTTCATCTGGTTGAAATTGTTCTCGATCATGCCCCGATTCATCTTGAAAACCCGGGCCGCGAAGGCGTCGGGCGAAGAGATCGGTATCATGCCGGAGTTGACCAGATAATCGGGGGCGGCGAAGGAGAGGACCATATTGTCCTTGTCGGTGAGCAGCAGGGCGACCTCGTCCGTTTGCAGCTCGAAATTGTCGCAGTAGAACTTGACGATGTCGTCGATGACCGACTTGAAGGTTTTTTCCGATTGGCCGGCGCTGGTGACCATTTTCATTTTTTCAATCAACAAATTGATATCCTTCATGATGACTCCCGCATCTATGATAATATTTTTTAAAGAAAAAAACAAGGGCGCCGGAATTTCTCAGCCAACCGTTTCGAGCGGAAAAATTCCCCGGCGGGTGATGAT contains these protein-coding regions:
- the pyrE gene encoding orotate phosphoribosyltransferase; the protein is MKNRLREILLEKSVVVGREFTLASGKTSNFYVDARITTLDSEGAALCGRIFLQMLEGFHVDAVGGYSIGADPIVTAIAVISYLEKRPLPAFIIRKEEKTHGTRKTIEGNFRAGDRVALFDDVITSGGSIIKGAGQVEAQGGKVEVVMAVLDR